In Aequorivita sp. H23M31, a single window of DNA contains:
- a CDS encoding DNA-3-methyladenine glycosylase I produces the protein MEEEKSRCSWCGTDPLYVKYHDEEWGVPVRDDKTLFEFLILETFQAGLSWITILRKRENFREAFDGFDYKKIAEYDQSKIDELLQNEGIIRNKLKVHSAISNAQAFMQVQNEFGSFSNYIWEFVDNKPIKNKLISHKDAAATTPLSDTISKDLKKRGFKFVGSTVIYAHMQATGMINDHVKSCFRYNEV, from the coding sequence ATGGAGGAAGAAAAAAGTCGTTGTAGTTGGTGCGGAACAGATCCGCTTTATGTGAAATACCATGATGAGGAATGGGGTGTGCCGGTAAGGGATGACAAAACCCTATTTGAATTTCTAATCTTGGAAACCTTTCAGGCAGGATTGAGTTGGATAACCATCCTTCGGAAACGAGAAAATTTTAGAGAGGCTTTTGATGGTTTTGATTATAAGAAAATCGCGGAATACGATCAATCAAAAATTGATGAACTTCTTCAGAATGAAGGAATAATCCGTAATAAATTAAAGGTACATTCAGCTATATCAAATGCGCAAGCCTTTATGCAAGTGCAAAATGAATTTGGGAGTTTTAGTAATTATATCTGGGAATTTGTAGATAACAAACCAATTAAAAATAAATTGATATCCCATAAGGACGCTGCGGCGACTACTCCGTTAAGCGATACAATAAGTAAAGATTTAAAGAAACGCGGATTCAAGTTCGTCGGTAGTACAGTTATTTACGCCCATATGCAAGCAACCGGAATGATCAACGATCACGTGAAAAGTTGCTTTAGATATAACGAAGTTTAA
- a CDS encoding agmatine deiminase family protein: MKNNYTKYILVLIMVLQSAFLFSQEKPNLPHHLTESEKGLISEFQFTSSRLSPPPTGLVRAAAEWEEVEYLLVTWNPAYPNILRQIVAAGVQECKVMITTQNQTSVSNYLTSNGIDITNVSFLNVPWDSIWIRDYAGNTIYSDDVGERALVDWIYNRPRPNDDVMPIAHAAQAGVNLFSTTSGINDLVNTGGNYMSDGLGNAFASNLILNENSAGNPYGVSVKTEAQIDGIMQEYMGINRFVKMNTLPYDQIHHIDMHMKLLDEETILVSKYPPGVADGPQIEANIQYVLDNFESPFGSPYKIEWIEAPPSTGGQYPNSGGPYNTFSNAVFVNKTIMVPTYRPEVDVPALNQIQQLLPGYNVVGIDVDNPGENLINSLGAIHCITHTIGVADPLWIVHQPIDLANAGSTISIEAMVKHISGVAQAKVFWREVGTTNYDEIEMVPSSSDYWTANLNVPNTSVDIEYYIWAEAMPGKEMTRPIVAPEGFWTIQVETLSMDEWAAKHISAAYPNPTYGKVFFDLNSIQGSVKVQIHSLLGQKLYDAEVETGNGRLTLDL; this comes from the coding sequence ATGAAAAACAACTATACCAAATACATTCTTGTCCTGATAATGGTACTGCAGAGTGCTTTCCTCTTCTCTCAGGAAAAACCCAACTTACCACATCATTTAACCGAATCGGAGAAAGGTCTGATTTCGGAATTTCAGTTTACGAGCTCCCGATTATCTCCCCCTCCTACTGGTTTGGTGCGGGCTGCCGCGGAATGGGAGGAAGTGGAATATTTATTGGTAACCTGGAACCCTGCCTATCCAAATATACTTAGACAAATAGTGGCTGCTGGAGTGCAGGAATGCAAAGTGATGATTACCACCCAAAATCAAACTTCTGTTTCCAATTATCTAACCTCAAATGGTATCGATATAACGAATGTTTCCTTTTTAAATGTTCCTTGGGACAGTATCTGGATTCGGGATTATGCAGGAAATACTATTTATTCAGATGATGTAGGAGAACGGGCCTTGGTAGATTGGATCTATAACCGTCCACGTCCAAATGACGATGTTATGCCAATAGCCCACGCCGCCCAAGCAGGAGTTAATCTTTTTTCAACTACCTCTGGCATAAATGATTTAGTTAACACGGGAGGAAATTATATGAGTGATGGATTGGGCAATGCGTTTGCTTCCAATTTGATTTTAAATGAAAATTCAGCTGGAAATCCATATGGCGTGAGCGTAAAGACCGAAGCTCAAATTGATGGGATTATGCAGGAATATATGGGTATTAACCGTTTTGTGAAAATGAACACTTTGCCTTATGATCAGATCCATCATATTGATATGCATATGAAATTGTTGGATGAGGAAACCATTCTTGTAAGTAAATATCCACCGGGAGTTGCCGATGGTCCCCAAATTGAAGCAAATATTCAATATGTATTGGATAATTTTGAGTCTCCTTTCGGAAGTCCCTATAAAATAGAATGGATAGAGGCACCTCCAAGTACTGGCGGACAATATCCCAATTCCGGAGGTCCTTATAACACCTTTAGCAATGCCGTTTTTGTAAATAAAACTATAATGGTCCCGACTTACCGCCCGGAAGTTGACGTTCCCGCCTTAAATCAGATCCAGCAACTTTTGCCAGGCTATAATGTAGTAGGAATAGACGTTGATAATCCCGGCGAAAACCTAATCAATTCTTTAGGTGCTATCCATTGTATTACCCACACTATTGGTGTAGCCGATCCGCTTTGGATTGTTCACCAGCCTATTGATCTTGCCAATGCTGGGAGTACGATATCTATTGAAGCCATGGTAAAACATATTTCGGGAGTTGCTCAGGCCAAGGTTTTTTGGCGGGAAGTGGGAACTACTAATTATGATGAAATTGAAATGGTACCATCTAGCTCGGACTACTGGACAGCCAACTTAAATGTTCCAAATACTTCTGTTGATATTGAATATTATATTTGGGCCGAAGCGATGCCGGGAAAGGAAATGACAAGACCCATAGTTGCGCCCGAAGGTTTTTGGACGATTCAGGTTGAAACACTTTCTATGGATGAATGGGCAGCTAAACATATTTCGGCCGCTTACCCAAATCCAACTTATGGAAAAGTTTTTTTTGATTTAAATTCGATTCAAGGTTCTGTAAAAGTTCAGATCCATAGTTTATTGGGTCAAAAACTTTATGACGCCGAAGTAGAAACTGGAAATGGAAGGCTGACTTTGGATCTTTAA